A genomic window from Zingiber officinale chloroplast, complete genome includes:
- the rps19 gene encoding ribosomal protein S19 — translation MTRSLKKNPFVANHLSAKIEKLNTREEKEIIVTWSRASTIIPTMIGHTIAIHNGKEHLPIYITDRMVGHKLGEFAPTLSFTRHARNDNKSRR, via the coding sequence ATGACACGTTCACTAAAAAAAAACCCTTTTGTAGCTAATCATTTATCGGCAAAAATTGAAAAACTCAACACGAGGGAAGAGAAAGAAATAATAGTAACTTGGTCTCGGGCATCTACTATTATACCCACAATGATTGGCCATACAATCGCTATTCATAATGGAAAGGAACATTTACCTATTTATATAACGGATCGTATGGTGGGTCACAAATTGGGAGAATTTGCACCTACTCTGTCTTTTACGAGACACGCAAGAAACGATAATAAATCTCGTCGTTAA